A stretch of the Fusobacterium varium genome encodes the following:
- a CDS encoding ADP-L-glycero-D-mannoheptose 6-epimerase, which yields MIIVTGAAGMIGSAFVWKLNEMGINDIIVVDKFRTEEKWLNLRKRDYADWVDRDDLFEWLSNPANAEKITGVLHMGACSATTEKDGDYLMSNNYGYSKKLWEFCAARQINYVYASSAATYGAGELGYNDDVTPEELKKLMPLNKYGYSKKIFDDWAFKQKIAPKQWAGTKFFNVYGPQEYHKGRMASMVFHTFNQYKENGGVKLFKSHKEGYKDGEQLRDFVYLKDVVDVLYFLLTEKVESGIYNIGTGEARSFLDLSMATMRAASNNPELAQQDVIEFVPMPEDLRGRYQYFTQATMEKLKRAGYTKKFHSLEDGVKDYVQNYMAKEDPYL from the coding sequence ATGATTATAGTAACTGGAGCAGCTGGAATGATAGGAAGTGCATTCGTTTGGAAATTAAACGAAATGGGAATTAATGATATCATAGTAGTTGATAAATTCAGAACAGAAGAAAAATGGCTTAATTTAAGAAAAAGAGACTATGCTGACTGGGTAGACAGAGATGATCTCTTTGAGTGGCTTTCAAATCCAGCAAATGCTGAAAAAATAACAGGAGTTTTACATATGGGAGCTTGTTCTGCAACTACAGAGAAAGACGGAGACTACCTTATGTCAAATAATTATGGATATAGTAAAAAATTATGGGAGTTTTGTGCAGCAAGGCAGATAAATTATGTATATGCTTCATCAGCAGCAACATATGGAGCTGGAGAGCTTGGATATAATGATGATGTAACACCTGAAGAATTAAAAAAACTTATGCCTTTAAATAAATATGGATATTCTAAAAAAATATTTGATGATTGGGCATTTAAGCAGAAAATAGCTCCAAAACAATGGGCAGGAACTAAGTTTTTTAATGTGTATGGACCACAAGAATATCATAAAGGAAGAATGGCTTCAATGGTATTTCATACATTTAATCAATATAAAGAAAACGGAGGAGTAAAACTTTTTAAGTCTCATAAAGAGGGCTATAAAGATGGAGAACAGTTAAGAGACTTTGTTTATTTAAAGGATGTAGTCGATGTTCTATACTTCTTATTGACAGAGAAAGTGGAATCAGGAATATATAATATAGGAACAGGAGAGGCTAGAAGTTTCTTAGATTTATCTATGGCAACAATGAGAGCAGCTTCTAACAATCCTGAACTTGCTCAGCAAGATGTAATTGAATTTGTTCCTATGCCAGAAGATTTGAGAGGAAGATACCAATATTTCACTCAAGCAACTATGGAAAAATTAAAAAGAGCAGGATATACAAAAAAATTCCATTCATTAGAAGATGGAGTTAAAGATTATGTTCAAAACTATATGGCAAAAGAAGATCCATACTTATAG